In Pleuronectes platessa chromosome 5, fPlePla1.1, whole genome shotgun sequence, a single genomic region encodes these proteins:
- the LOC128439953 gene encoding melanocortin-2 receptor accessory protein, whose translation MQTSSPSQNQKMAATENSNNSVSYEYEYYYDYLDPVIVDESKLKYNKYSIVIIFWVFLAAFVGLLFLCLNLMSSTGNIQMSHRSRVNRSRRISSA comes from the exons ATGCAG ACATCGTCTCCCTCCCAGAACCAGAAGATGGCTGCAACAGAGAACTCCAACAACTCTGTGTCTTATGAGTATGAATACTATTATGATTACCTCGACCCTGTGATTGTGGATGAGAGCAAGCTGAAATACAACAAAT ACTCGATTGTGATCATTTTTTGGGTATTTCTGGCGGCTTTCGTGGGactcctctttctctgtttgaatCTAATGTCTAGCACTGGAAACATACAAAT GAGTCACAGATCCAGAGTGAATAGAAGCCGCAGAATATCATCCGCATGA
- the urb1 gene encoding nucleolar pre-ribosomal-associated protein 1 encodes MGLKRQSEDSPESNPPAKKEKVPEFNGTVFKAMLKEATTAKKGLETFISIAKRLPSSDLYDVVEGYIKISMECAEIFKLLEGEKHEEAELMLIFESLEMILLRTASDLSHFNMVGSAIVKKTVSSHMKLVQGSLHSANHRFVRHCLGLLSALVSQGPEAAREVFSHIHISKALSGLAKRRDKKGRPDVRMAYIQFVLSFLVSGDNVTVGQILELKELLPEILSTGLKEDRMSLVDLILSTLKTRVLQNKMLSKTQKVRFFTAAVLANIASLYKWNGIVDATTDDTKVVENSEHAGKSVIRDLAHSFLVDLCCSRKHGITFHDASFGTAGRAGNIVLLQFLVGLKQATEDELVADLVVNILKASPDILARYFKETQYSYAPRLKSAWQDNVRLLKKIYQAQPELSAVFQSSEVFPLPRLLSMMMVVSLPPVCNKAFFTQGLSFNNTGVQLTTLSMTNFFLKRASKNIEYLLEVHSSDVYTADMMVDLVEQYRETLSKILPDMTSIVAKWQSLSKKEKTEGEDKKTKTEGSSEKTDNKKEEPVAETAEVIMLKALILQVICLYQRVVPHLVNQCKFDFSKLFKGIVSEKGMRQEVPPVLQYQILQLALDLPASKFSWFRIQDTADTESPSAEKSVLYLLLQMFVSSSSAHLKTSTRMLVLKVLKDSGVFEYNWTELNLWLDQLTRVEPKHQETVILFLERVLVKLVCSSYTYTDKVASLVQEAAYLQANLSNQEGDAASIPISHIDDVLDMLDVIMEGNDGEMEEFGPCLSEDLIIQTFPFSVVVPAALEARNKLPENKGVVHEYLSAVLTDVLHCQREPLPLCLALLQYDKELVASNPSASPHRAVIHLHQYYSKWLPQQSQEDLFKSSEGLSEESPTSSSYTALMKAAYSQGPSSLLEETFRKNVEETLALMSMDEFQVAIKQILLYIKSTVENFGTFSKDTGAALLTTLMGQLQGLVMKLQGFEENMEAEPAAAENLQEGSELFLELNQSPAVEANKEQMLVSAFGSIFKHPCLEQWFLALESSALPPNTLNPVRLKHLCAHLTDNTLALLKTSAPVLRDLSQLELLHSYMEAVERSVLKELTEKGSQAAKKQSRCFHALLSLHSYMDPCNLREVVYKLLLLPQESLISPGSKGTPAKLNVYGHAALQILTESKSNPTQDHSIFLTQAHLHGLSTLLLSCSSPALEEFLHQAVSSEPGSARLIHTDVLLHCLQQPASDTQAISALLLQNSSTHRLCFEVWCLEPANMKQLSNQTETFLPLISTYLQVASREDPARPKDVQKEVLNSLKKELLPKLTQCILGNLTEDSGAKFVEALASLIKLSANTQDIGDLIRDLPKALQKVDSFERWQLVDVITEKLADFPEELETWRKSVTTAAVKCLTGSYSHCKDQAASPSEQEQSVLERLQRLLTSADDITAAEWNSFVKNGLKYRYRDHHFLDTLSSLLKVMYGDSEVQKDLIPLSTLHMMTSSHSLFLPTMLDSDEEPSRGQAKEALVSLLLCLVRKCPTVCNISHFVLLLGAYGATLNTSDQKLLLLLQEYERNQVSLLKFQSFLWGSAAVEHHKTRTSLGASLWKQASSDDLLALLKPEGMLQTIAQFPQRRRLILQEGSELLTNNNTVKDLGNVYDPCFLLPLFSTILQPECVVDCLKFVSSHALGFTVMCLSSYDPKVRAAAYHVLSCFYQHLEGARFREKGQLLYLMDTVKNGIRNPNQRLPFVMTTYVAKGAQQMLKPEDHMYMVLNRFLLSHQSLDFRRVPEFFKLFYGCDLEHKMEREWILSVLEEGISDGNCYELCEQQGIFRSILGFSSSPLCDDQSQAQVIRVLCQAARVNKAAYNLTKSCGLLTWMTQLVEKRNRDLRLLSAVVDLLHVLWFTNLGQKEKRVDAAETSVSAEEKPPSSVKCLPLPFISEFLCATLAVSRHLRLAGLKAAELSMYLETLCSILKHRGTAHNVNKEAERLSMLPQPLSCAEVLTLLLCWASLSGNKELSAQIQVLSEKHKVKALLGMGRDKARGKGSFSQARTQKETPAEDAETENPGESPLTACRLSLSSILLHWEPVFPPSEPQQVQPGDKLDPSQLARDAAHLLTKWSLRCLVEATYDENRTKSFLHWVETAVIKHREISDVMLLDPGLKADLLRLYHRAFEAHCDSSVLARVETFQRFTNIMICLLEAQGHLPDLHQAVVSACRPEATQDSARCDAGLHLLSLYIHELWSGASSAELFLSHVSLVTKCQRGKESKEAQPAVRAICEDIISWRR; translated from the exons ATGGGTCTAAAGCGCCAAAGTGAAGACTCTCCGGAGTCGAACCCTCCGGCGAAGAAAGAGAAAGTCCCGGAGTTTAACGGGACTGTGTTTAAAGCCATGCTGAAGGAAGCTACCACTGCTAAGAAGG GACTGGAGACGTTCATCTCCATCGCCAAGAGGCTGCCGTCCTCTGACCTGTACGATGTGGTGGAAGGGTACATTAAGATCTCCATGGAGTGTGCAGAGATATTCAAGCTGCTGGAGGGAGAGAAGCACGAGGAGGCGGAG TTGATGCTGATCTTTGAGAGTCTGGAGATGATCCTGCTGAGGACAGCCAGCGACCTTTCCCACTTCAACATGGTCGGCAGCGCCATCGTGAAAAAGACAGTTTCCAGCCACATGAAGCTTGTGCAGGGATCTCTGCACTCAGCGAATCACAG GTTTGTCCGTCACTGCCTCGGCCTCCTGTCCGCCCTGGTGTCTCAAGGCCCAGAAGCTGCCAGAGAAGTCTTCAGTCACATTCACATCAGCAAAGCTCTGTCCGGACTGGCAAAGAGACGGGACAAGAAG GGAAGACCTGATGTCCGCATGGCTTACATCCAGTTTGTTCTCTCCTTTCTGGTGTCTGGAGATAATGTGACAGTTGGACAGATATTAGAGCTCAAAG AGCTCCTGCCAGAGATCCTGAGTACGGGTCTGAAGGAGGACAGGATGTCTCTCGTGGATCTGATCCTGTCCACACTGAAGACCAGA GTTTTACAGAACAAGATGTTGAGTAAAACACAGAAAGTGCGTTTTTTCACTGCCGCTGTTTTGGCGAACATCGCTTCTCTGTATAAGTGGAACGGGATTGTTGATGCGACCACTGATGATACCAAA GTGGTGGAGAACTccgagcatgctgggaaatctGTCATCCGGGATCTGGCTCACAGTTTCCTCGTTGACCTGTGTTGCTCTCGTAAACATGGAATCACCTTTCATGATGCCAGCTTCGGCACCGCTGGCAG agCTGGTAACATCGTGTTACTTCAGTTCCTGGTCGGGCTGAAGCAGGCGACAGAAGATGAACTGGTGGCCGACCTGGTGGTGAACATACTCAAAGCCAGTCCTGATATTCTGGCAAGATACTTCAAGGAGACTCAGTATTCATACGCACCCCGTCTCAAAAGTGCCTGGCAGGACAATGTCAGGCTCCTGAAAAAG ATCTACCAGGCCCAACCGGAGCTCTCCGCAGTCTTTCAAAGCTCTGAGgtcttccctctccctcgccTCCTCTCCATGATGATGGTggtctctcttcctcctgtctGCAACAAGGCCTTCTTCACACAGGGCCTCAGT TTTAACAACACGGGAGTGCAGCTCACAACTCTGTCCATGACGAACTTCTTCTTGAAAAGAGCCAGTAAGAACATCGAGTACCTGTTGGAGGTGCACAGCTCGGATGTTTACACTGCTGACATGATGGTGGACCTGGTGGAGCAGTACAGGGAGACACTCAGCAAG ATTTTGCCTGATATGACGAGCATCGTTGCAAAGTGGCAGTCGCTCAGCAAGAAGGAAAAGACGGAGGGCGAAGACaaaaagaccaaaacagagGGGAGCTCTGAAAAGACGGATAATAAAAAGGAGGAACCTG TCGCAGAGACAGCTGAGGTCATCATGCTCAAGGCTCTGATCCTTCAGGTCATTTGTCTTTACCAGAGAGTGGTGCCCCATCTGGTCAACCAGTGCAAATTTGACTTCAGCAAGCTCTTTAAAG GCATCGTGTCAGAGAAAGGAATGAGACAAGAAGTCCCTCCAGTGCTGCAGTATCAGATTCTGCAGTTGGCCCTGGATCTCCCTGCAAGCAAGTTCTCCTGGTTCCGGATACAG gATACTGCAGATACTGAATCTCCGTCTGCAGAGAAGTCGGTGCTGTACCTGCTTCTCCAGAtgtttgtcagcagcagcagcgcccaCCTGAAGACCTCCACACGCATGCTGGTTCTCAAA GTGCTGAAGGACAGTGGCGTGTTCGAGTACAACTGGACTGAGCTCAATCTCTGGCTCGATCAGCTGACGAGAGTCGAGCCAAAGCACCAAGAGACTGTCATCCTGTTCCTGGAGAGG GTGCTGGTGAAACTTGTGTGCAGCTCCTATACTTACACAGATAAGGTTGCCAGTCTGGTGCAGGAGGCAGCTTACCTGCAGGCTAACCTGAGTAACCAGGAGGGCGACGCTGCCAGTATCCCCATCTCTCACATCGATG ATGTCTTGGACATGCTTGATGTCATTATGGAGGGAAATGACGGTGAGATGGAggagtttggtccatgtctgaGTGAAGACCTCATTATTCAAACCTTCCCCTTCAGTGTGGTGGTACCTGCTGCCCTTGAGGCACGGAACAAACTGCCAGAAAACAAAG GTGTTGTGCATGAGTACCTGTCCGCTGTGCTCACCGACGTGCTGCACTGTCAGAGAGAGCCGCTGCCCCTCTGCCTGGCTCTGCTGCAGTATGACAAAGAGCTCGTAGCCTCCAACCCGTCGGCTTCTCCTCATCGTGCCGTCATACACCTTCATCAGTATTACTCCAAGTGGCTGCCACAGCAGAGCCAGGAGGACCTG TTCAAGTCTTCGGAAGGCCTTTCAGAGGAATCGCCCACTTCCAGTTCATACACTGCACTGATGAAAGCTGCGTATAGCCAGGGACCGAGCTCTCTGCTTGAAGAAACCTTCAGGAAGAACGTGGAAGAAACTCTAGCCCTCATGTCGATGGATGAGTTCCAAGTAGCAATCAAGCAGATCCTACTCTACATCAAATCAACAGTGGAAAACTTTGGCACG TTCTCCAAAGACACGGGCGCTGCCCTTTTGACGACCTTGATGGGACAACTCCAGGGTTTGGTGATGAAGCTCCAAGGCTTTGAGGAGAACATGGAAGCAGAGCCAGCAGCAGCGGAGAACCTCCAAGAGGGATCAGAGCTTTTCCTGGAACTCAACCAGTCGCCCGCAGTAGAAGCCAATAAAGAGCAG ATGCTTGTTTCGGCTTTTGGCTCGATCTTCAAGCACCCGTGTTTGGAGCAGTGGTTTCTGGCTCTGGAGTCTTCTGCTTTGCCTCCAAACACTCTGAACCCTGTCCGACTGAAGCATCTGTGTGCTCATCTGACTGATAACACTCTGGCCCTGCTGAAGACCAGCGCCCCAGTTCTTCGTGACTTGAGTCAACTGGAGCTCCTACACAGCTACATGGAGGCGGTAGAGAGATCTGTTCTCAAGGAGTTAACTGAGAAGGGCTCTCAGGCTGCCAAGAAACAGTCCCGATGTTTTCATGCCCTCCTGTCTCTGCACAGCTACATGGACCCCTGTAATCTGAGGGAGGTGGTGTACAAGTTGCTGCTCCTCCCTCAGGAGAGCCTCATCTCTCCCGGCAGCAAGGGCACTCCAGCCAAGCTGAATGTCTACGGTCATGCAGCACTGCAGATCCTCACAGAGAGTAAATCCAACCCCACCCAGGACCACAGCATCTTTCTGACACAGGCGCACCTGCACGGCCTGAGCACGCTGCTGCTGTCCTGCTCCAGTCCTGCGCTGGAAGAGTTCCTGCATCAGGCTGTGTCCAGCGAGCCCGGCAGTGCCCGACTCATCCACACTGACGTGCTGCTGCACTGTCTCCAGCAGCCGGCCTCAGACACTCAGGCCATCAgcgctctgctgctgcagaactCCTCCACCCACCGCCTCTGCTTTGAGGTGTGGTGCTTAGAGCCTGCAAACATGAAGCAGCTCTCGAACCAGACAGAAACATTCCTTCCACTGATCAGTACCTACTTACAGGTGGCAAGTAGGGAGGACCCGGCCAGACCCAAAGATG TGCAAAAAGAAGTTTTAAATTCCCTAAAGAAAGAACTGCTCCCCAAGTTGACccagtgcattctgggaaacCTGACAGAAGATTCTGGAGCCAAGTTTGTTGAAGCTCTCGCCAGTTTGATCAAACTCTCTGCAAACACCCAGGACATCGGGGATTTGATCAGGGACCTTCCCAAGGCTCTTCAGAAAGTGGACAGTTTTGAAAG ATGGCAGCTTGTCGACGTTATCACCGAGAAACTGGCCGATTTCCCAGAAGAACTAGAAACCTGGAGGAAGTCTGTCACAACTGCTGCCGTCAAGTGTCTCACCGGCTCTTATAGTCACTGTAAAGATCAGGCTGCTTCTCCGTCAGAGCAGGAGCAGAGCGTCCTGGAGCGGCTGCAGAGACTCCTA ACTTCAGCCGATGACATCACTGCAGCTGAATGGAACAGTTTTGTCAAGAATGGACTGAA ATATCGGTACAGAGATCATCACTTCCTGGACACTTTGAGCAGCCTGTTGAAAGTGATGTATGGCGACAGTGAAGTCCAGAAGGATCTGATTCCTTTGTCGACCCTTCACATGATGACCAGCAGCCATTCTCTCTTCCTGCCCACCATGCTGGACTCGGATGAAGAGCCCAGCAGAGGTCAAGCCAAAG AAGCGTTggtgtctcttcttctctgtctggTGAGGAAATGCCCAACAGTCTGTAACATCAGTCACTTTGTTTTATTACTGGGAGCATATGGAGCCACGCTGAATACTTCAG ATCAGAAGCTGCTACTGCTTCTTCAGGAATACGAAAGAAACCAAGTCAGTCTGCTGAAGTTTCA ATCCTTCCTGTGGGGCTCAGCAGCTGTGGAGCATCACAAGACCAGGACGAGTCTGGGAGCGTCTCTGTGGAAGCAGGCGAGCTCCGACGACCTGCTGGCTCTGCTGAAACCTGAAGGGATGCTCCAGACTATCGCCCAATTTCCCCAGCGGCGAAGACTCATCCTACAG GAAGGCAGTGAGCTGCTGACCAACAATAACACAGTGAAGGACCTTGGGAACGTGTATGATCCCTGTTTTCTTCTGCCTCTCTTCAGTACCATACTTCAGCCAG AATGTGTGGTTGACTGCCTCAAGTTTGTGTCCAGCCACGCTCTGGGATTTACAGTAATGTGTCTGAGTAGCTACGACCCGAAGGTGAGGGCAGCAGCGTACCACGTGCTGAGCTGCTTCTACCAACACCTGGAGGGCGCTCGGTTCAGGGAGAAGGGACAG CTTCTGTACCTGATGGACACGGTGAAGAACGGGATTCGTAATCCAAATCAAAGACTTCCCTTCGTCATGACCACATACGTCGCTAAAGGAGCTCAGCAGATGCTAAAACCTG AGGACCACATGTACATGGTTTTAAACCGATTCCTCCTGTCCCATCAGAGTTTGGACTTCAGAAGAGTCCCAGAGTTCTTCAAGCTATTCTATGGTTGTGACTTAGAG CACAAGATGGAACGCGAGTGGATCCTGAGCGTGCTGGAGGAAGGGATAAGTGATGGGAACTGCTACGAACTGTGCGAGCAACAAGGCATCTTCAGGAGCATTTTAGGCTTCAGCAGCAGTCCCCTGTGTGATGATCAGTCACAG GCCCAGGTTATCAGGGTGCTGTGCCAGGCCGCCCGTGTGAACAAAGCAGCTTATAACCTCACCAAAAGCTGTGGACTCCTGACCTGGATGACACAGTTGGTTGAAAAAAG GAATCGAGACCTGCGTCTGCTCAGTGCCGTCGTAGATCTGCTCCACGTGCTGTGGTTTACAAACCTGGGGCAGAAGGAGAAGCGGGTGGATGCAGCTGAAACCTCCGTGTCTGCAGAGGAGAAACCTCCGAGCTCAGTGAAGTGTCTCCCTCTACCCTTCATCTCTGAATTCCTGTGTGCGACGTTGGCTGTCAGCAGACACCTCAG GTTGGCGGGTCTGAAGGCTGCCGAGCTCAGCATGTATCTGGAGACCCTGTGCTCCATACTGAAGCATCGAGGGACGGCTCACAATGTCAACAAAGAGGCCGAGCGACTGTCCATGCTCCCGCAGCCTCTCTCCTGTGCCGAGGTTCTGACCCTGCTCCTCTGCTGGGCCTCGCTGTCCGGCAACAAGGAACTCTCTGCCCAAATACAAGTCCTGTCTGAAAAGCACAAAGTGAAGGCCTTGCTGG GGATGGGGAGAGATAAGGCCAGGGGTAAAGGCTCCTTTTCCCAGGCCCGCACACAGAAGGAGACCCCGGCCGAAGACGCTGAAACTGAGAATCCAGGAGAGAGTCCCCTGACAGCTTGTAGACTCAGCCTCAGCAGTATCCTCCTTCACTGGGAGCCCGTGTTTCCTCCCTCTGAGCCGCAGCAGGTTCAGCCAGGAGACAAACTGGATCCCAGTCAGCTGGCCAGGGATGCTGCACACCTGCTCACCAAGTGGTCCCTGAGGTGCTTGGTGGAGGCCACGTATGATGAGAACAGAACAAAGAGCTTCCTGCACTGGGTTGAAACGGCTGTGATAAAACACAGGGAGATTTCGGATGTCATGCTGCTCGATCCCGGTTTGAAAGCTGACCTGCTGCGACTCTACCACCGGGCctttgaagctcattgtgactcCAGTGTTTTGGCAAGAGTGGAAACCTTCCAGCGATTTACCAACATTATGATTTGCTTACTGGAGGCCCAGGGCCACCTTCCAGATCTGCATCAGGCAGTCGTCTCTGCCTGCCGGCCAGAGGCCACTCAGGATTCGGCTAGATGTG ACGCAGGGCTGCATCTGTTGTCGTTGTACATTCATGAGCTGTGGAGCGGAGCCTCTTCAGCCGAGCTCTTCCTGTCTCATGTCAGTTTGGTGACCAAGtgtcagagagggaaagaatCCAAAGAAGCACAACCAGCCGTCAGAGCCATCTGTGAAGACATCATCAGCTGGAGGAGATAA